One Fulvia fulva chromosome 8, complete sequence DNA window includes the following coding sequences:
- a CDS encoding Cyclochlorotine biosynthesis protein O: MAASLLRYCAKANWCKDQDFMALQASSKSSVDDCSDGPWREHEEQKRLLSPEILETPPTCRRHHHLLFGLVMGNIFLTIVTILLAVALSIAASQDPSLTVYSPAKEAVRYYVHRFRPALGNETEYMGFPTDETDQRWEALYQYNASVISETQARRLLTPTMAIPGTKRYLVELEVFHNLHCLNELRKLLWPERYRLLEQLTSENGTIDRSSFGFKHWGEIISAGRPSMRLTRKDHCVDSLRQALMCNADISPISWHVNVPFNRGIYPRLATTHTCKDFSQIQKWAAEHHAPSFEQRIYDFEELQRVIDDTDIDHSTEEDLQNQYWLFPGDKWFKHWREHTYHGEVSRPQIYPTSRHEWED, from the exons ATGGCTGCATCGCTGCTTCGATACTGCGCCAAGGCGAATTGGTGCAAAGATCAGGACTTCATGGCACTACAGGCGTCGAGCAAATCGTCCGTCGACGACTGTTCGGACGGGCCGTGGAGGGAGCATGAAGAACAGAAACGCCTGTTGTCTCCAGAGATCCTGGAAACTCCGCCGACATGTCGACGGCATCACCATCTCTTGTTCGGCCTTGTCATGGGCAACATATTTCTTACGATCGTGACCATCCTCCTGGCAGTGGCACTCTCTATAGCAGCAAGCCAAGATCCATCTCTGACCGTCTACT CACCGGCAAAAGAAGCGGTCAGGTATTACGTGCATCGCTTTCGCCCTGCTCTGGGCAATGAGACAGAGTACATGGGCTTTCCAACCGATGAGACTGACCAAAGATGGGAGGCTCTTTATCAAT ATAACGCATCAGTCATTTCGGAGACCCAGGCTCGCCGCCTACTCACGCCGACGATGGCCATTCCTGGGACCAAGCGATATCTCGTTGAACTTGAGGTGTTCCACAATCTGCACTGCTTGAACGAATTACGCAAGCTCCTGTGGCCGGAAAGGTACAGGTTGCTTGAGCAATTGACGTCTGAGAACGGAACAATAGACAGGAGCAGCTTTGGTTTCAAACACTGGGGTGAGATCATCTCTGCCGGCAGGCCATCAATGCGACTAACAAGGAAAGATCACTGCGTAGATTCTCTCCGTCAAGCGCTCATGTGTAACGCGGATATCTCACCCATATCTTGGCACGTTAATGTCCCTTTCAACCGAGGCATCTA CCCGCGGTTAGCTACAACGCACACCTGCAAGGACTTCTCCCAGATCCAAAAGTGGGCGGCCGAGCACCATGCCCCTAGCTTCGAGCAGCGAATCTACGATTTTGAAGAATTGCAGCGGGTCATCGACGACACCGATATCGATCACTCCACTGAAGAAGACTTGCAAAACCAGTATTGGTTATTCCCTGGCGACAAATGGTTCAAGCACTGGCGAGAGCATACTTATCATGGGGAAGTTTCGCGACCTCAGATCTACCCTACCTCACGACACGAGTGGGAAGACTGA